Proteins from one Candidatus Nitrospira nitrosa genomic window:
- a CDS encoding TetR/AcrR family transcriptional regulator, with product MPTRKPKPQEPAVDQAGVRRVVAVARRQFLTHGFRSVSMDDLAAELGISKKTLYVCFPSKTALLEAVLKDKFSEVEKDLERVARDQVADVEVALHQLLDCVQRHTTEIQPAFVRDLGREAPELFQFIEQRRRELIRRYFGGLFEDGKETGVIRTDIPTHLIIEILLGAVQGIMNPPKLMELGLTVERGYSSVIRLILEGVLLPKGKAVT from the coding sequence ATGCCGACTCGAAAGCCTAAACCGCAAGAACCAGCAGTCGATCAAGCCGGGGTTCGGAGAGTGGTTGCCGTGGCTCGCCGCCAATTCCTCACCCATGGCTTTCGATCCGTCAGTATGGATGACCTGGCTGCCGAATTGGGCATCAGCAAGAAGACCTTGTATGTCTGTTTCCCGAGCAAGACGGCGCTCCTTGAGGCCGTGTTGAAGGACAAATTCAGCGAGGTTGAAAAAGATCTCGAACGGGTGGCGAGGGATCAAGTTGCCGATGTCGAGGTTGCGCTCCATCAGCTTCTCGATTGTGTACAGCGGCACACGACAGAAATTCAACCGGCCTTTGTCAGAGATCTCGGGCGCGAGGCGCCGGAACTGTTCCAGTTCATCGAACAACGGCGTCGTGAGCTGATCCGTCGCTATTTCGGCGGACTGTTCGAAGATGGCAAGGAAACCGGTGTGATTCGAACGGATATTCCGACCCACCTCATCATCGAAATTTTGCTAGGTGCCGTCCAAGGCATCATGAATCCACCCAAGCTCATGGAGCTTGGTCTAACGGTAGAGCGAGGCTATTCATCCGTCATCCGTCTCATCTTGGAAGGTGTGTTGCTTCCCAAAGGGAAAGCGGTAACCTGA
- a CDS encoding ABC transporter ATP-binding protein, with translation MTAVVDKQELAIDVSGMTKRFGSRTVVDHIGLQVRRGEIYGFLGPNGSGKTTFIRMLCGLLRADEGSGTCLGYDVIRQSEAIKGAVGYMTQRFSFYEDLSISENLDFVARMFGIPDRRVAVERSLERLGLVGRREQLAGQLSGGWKQRLALAACLIHQPRLLLLDEPTAGVDPKARREFWEQIHELAADGLTFLITTHYMDEAERCHRLAYISYGKLLADGTVSDVIQQARLTTWSVSGPNLHQLAVELRRQPGVQQAVAFGDRLHVSGVDQDTLEATVAAYRTSPYDWHRVDAGLEDVFIHLMEQSSDNFAS, from the coding sequence ATGACGGCCGTCGTCGACAAACAGGAATTGGCCATTGATGTGAGCGGAATGACCAAGCGGTTTGGGAGCCGTACCGTAGTCGATCATATCGGCCTGCAAGTGCGGCGCGGAGAGATTTATGGATTTCTCGGTCCGAACGGCAGCGGCAAGACGACCTTCATTCGCATGCTGTGCGGCCTGCTTCGAGCGGACGAAGGCAGTGGAACCTGTTTAGGCTATGACGTTATTCGCCAGAGCGAAGCCATCAAAGGCGCTGTCGGGTATATGACGCAGCGCTTCAGCTTCTATGAGGATCTGAGTATCTCGGAGAATCTGGATTTCGTGGCGCGCATGTTCGGGATTCCTGATCGACGAGTTGCCGTGGAGCGGAGTCTCGAACGGTTAGGGTTGGTTGGTCGGAGAGAACAGCTCGCTGGACAACTCTCAGGGGGATGGAAGCAGCGCCTTGCACTGGCTGCCTGTTTGATCCATCAACCACGATTATTGTTGCTCGATGAACCGACCGCGGGGGTCGACCCAAAAGCAAGACGAGAGTTCTGGGAGCAGATCCATGAGTTAGCTGCAGATGGACTGACATTTCTGATTACCACCCATTATATGGATGAAGCTGAGCGATGCCATCGGTTGGCGTATATTTCCTACGGCAAGCTGCTCGCCGATGGAACAGTCTCCGATGTCATTCAACAGGCACGACTGACGACTTGGTCGGTCAGCGGTCCCAATCTTCATCAATTGGCGGTGGAGCTTCGAAGGCAGCCCGGGGTTCAGCAGGCCGTCGCGTTTGGAGATCGACTCCACGTCAGCGGCGTCGATCAGGATACGCTCGAAGCGACAGTGGCAGCATATCGCACCAGTCCCTATGACTGGCATCGGGTCGACGCAGGCCTTGAAGATGTCTTCATCCATCTGATGGAACAGTCGTCGGACAACTTCGCATCATGA
- a CDS encoding ABC transporter permease, with protein sequence MKTHSPFGLSRFWAIVVKEFIQMRRDRVTFGMMIGVPLIQLVLFGFAINADPKHLPTAVLMADYGAQGRTLLQAIRNSRYFEFVREVKTEQEAEEVLARGEAQFVINIPPNFSRDVLRGERPAILVEADATDPAATSNAIGSLRVLVTTALQQDLRGALAYMARGDEPIELRVHARYNPEAITQYNIVPGLMGVVLTMTMVMITGLAITRERERGTMENLLSMPTRPFEVMIGKVLPYILVGYIQVILILLAAHFLFGVPVTGNIPMLFVSALVFIVANLAMGITFSTLAQNQLQAMQLSFFFFLPSLLLSGFMFPFRGMPQWAQSIGEMLPLTHFLRIVRGIMLKGNGVEEVVLQLWQIALFALVVLMIGVKRYRQTLD encoded by the coding sequence ATGAAGACGCATTCGCCATTTGGGCTATCCCGATTCTGGGCCATCGTCGTGAAGGAATTTATCCAGATGCGCCGCGACCGCGTGACGTTTGGGATGATGATTGGTGTCCCATTGATCCAGCTTGTCCTCTTCGGCTTTGCGATCAATGCTGATCCCAAACATCTGCCGACGGCAGTGCTGATGGCCGACTACGGTGCTCAGGGGCGGACTCTGCTGCAAGCGATTCGCAACAGCCGGTACTTCGAATTTGTTCGAGAGGTGAAGACTGAGCAGGAAGCCGAGGAAGTATTGGCACGGGGGGAAGCTCAGTTCGTCATCAACATCCCTCCCAATTTCTCGCGGGACGTGCTTCGCGGTGAACGCCCGGCAATCCTCGTCGAAGCGGATGCGACCGATCCCGCAGCGACGAGCAATGCCATCGGCTCGTTACGTGTGTTGGTCACGACGGCGCTCCAGCAGGATCTGCGGGGAGCACTGGCCTATATGGCGCGTGGAGACGAGCCGATCGAGTTGCGCGTGCATGCCAGGTATAACCCGGAAGCCATCACCCAGTACAACATCGTGCCTGGCCTGATGGGGGTGGTGCTGACAATGACGATGGTGATGATCACCGGGCTGGCCATCACCCGTGAGCGGGAGCGAGGCACGATGGAAAATCTCCTGTCGATGCCCACGAGGCCGTTTGAGGTGATGATCGGGAAGGTGTTGCCCTATATCCTGGTCGGCTATATCCAGGTCATTCTCATTCTCCTGGCAGCGCATTTTTTGTTCGGCGTGCCGGTGACAGGCAATATTCCAATGCTCTTTGTGTCGGCATTGGTCTTTATCGTGGCGAATTTGGCGATGGGGATCACGTTTTCCACGCTGGCACAGAACCAACTGCAGGCCATGCAGCTCTCCTTCTTTTTCTTTTTACCGTCCCTGCTGCTGTCGGGGTTTATGTTTCCGTTTCGCGGTATGCCGCAATGGGCGCAGTCGATCGGTGAGATGCTGCCGCTGACGCATTTTTTGCGAATTGTCCGAGGGATCATGCTGAAGGGAAACGGAGTGGAGGAAGTGGTGCTGCAACTCTGGCAGATCGCGCTGTTTGCCCTCGTGGTGTTGATGATTGGGGTGAAGCGGTATCGACAGACGCTGGACTAG
- a CDS encoding sigma-54-dependent Fis family transcriptional regulator codes for MNQPPSSVCADLAERYQALLEVAQAVSAHRDLDDLFRELAQRLPRVVQVNFVGLSLYDPVKNTMRLHTVQANVPADLVGGHEESIDETPAGVVWETQQPLLVPDVAKEKRWPKVMRFMQEDHSRSFCFVPLTTAAHRLGAIGFVSLEKEAYSEADLKFLQQVANPVAVAVENALAFQEIAQLKDKLAKEKLYLEEELRLEHGFEDIIGDSDALKQVLKQVEVVAPTDSTVLIQGETGTGKELIARAIHRLSGRSERTFVKLNCAAIPTGLLESELFGHERGAFTGAITQKAGRFELADKGTIFLDEVGEIPLELQSKLLRVLQEQEFERLGSTKTVRVNVRLIAATNRDLKTMVEAKQFRGDLYYRLNVFPVTMPPLRDRREDIPTLVRYFTQHYAGRMKKNIQAVPAKTLEILSSYTWPGNVRELENLVERSVILTQGTDLQVPISELQTTNESTVSSMTALEEAERDHILRALQETKWVVGGAAGAAARLGVKRTTLQSKMQKFGITRPE; via the coding sequence ATGAATCAACCACCGTCTTCTGTCTGTGCGGATCTTGCGGAGCGCTATCAAGCCTTGCTGGAAGTGGCGCAAGCCGTTTCCGCTCATCGAGATCTTGACGATCTCTTTCGGGAGCTTGCGCAGCGCCTTCCTCGCGTCGTACAAGTGAATTTCGTCGGGCTCTCCCTATACGATCCAGTGAAGAACACCATGCGGTTGCATACCGTTCAGGCGAATGTACCGGCCGATCTGGTGGGAGGTCATGAGGAATCCATTGATGAAACCCCGGCAGGGGTGGTGTGGGAAACTCAACAGCCCTTGCTCGTGCCTGATGTCGCTAAGGAAAAGCGATGGCCGAAGGTGATGCGCTTCATGCAGGAAGACCATTCACGTTCGTTCTGCTTTGTGCCGCTCACCACGGCGGCACATCGGTTGGGTGCTATTGGATTTGTAAGTTTGGAGAAAGAAGCCTATAGCGAAGCCGATCTAAAGTTTCTGCAGCAAGTGGCGAATCCGGTCGCTGTTGCGGTGGAGAATGCGCTGGCTTTTCAGGAAATTGCCCAACTCAAAGATAAGCTGGCCAAGGAGAAGCTCTATCTTGAAGAAGAGCTCCGGCTCGAGCATGGCTTTGAGGATATCATCGGTGACAGCGATGCCCTCAAGCAGGTGCTGAAACAAGTGGAGGTTGTGGCTCCGACCGATTCGACGGTCTTGATTCAAGGCGAAACCGGCACCGGCAAGGAACTCATTGCCCGGGCCATCCATCGACTCAGTGGCCGCAGTGAGCGGACGTTCGTCAAGTTGAATTGCGCCGCCATTCCCACCGGCCTGCTGGAGAGCGAGCTGTTTGGGCATGAGCGAGGGGCCTTTACCGGCGCCATCACGCAGAAAGCCGGTCGATTTGAACTGGCCGATAAAGGCACGATCTTTCTTGATGAGGTTGGAGAGATTCCGCTGGAGTTACAATCCAAGCTGCTGAGGGTTTTGCAAGAGCAAGAGTTCGAGCGGTTGGGCAGTACGAAGACCGTTCGAGTCAACGTACGTCTGATTGCCGCGACCAATCGGGATCTCAAGACTATGGTAGAGGCGAAACAGTTTCGCGGCGATCTCTACTATCGGCTCAATGTCTTTCCAGTCACGATGCCTCCTTTGCGCGATCGACGGGAAGACATCCCGACCCTTGTCCGGTATTTCACCCAGCACTACGCGGGTCGGATGAAAAAGAATATTCAGGCCGTTCCTGCCAAGACGCTGGAGATTCTGTCTAGCTATACCTGGCCTGGCAATGTTCGTGAGCTAGAAAATCTCGTGGAACGGTCCGTTATCCTCACGCAAGGGACGGACCTACAAGTACCAATCAGTGAGCTGCAGACAACGAATGAGTCGACGGTCTCTTCCATGACGGCTCTTGAAGAAGCCGAACGCGACCACATCCTACGTGCTTTGCAAGAGACCAAGTGGGTCGTCGGAGGGGCCGCCGGTGCTGCCGCTCGGCTTGGGGTGAAGCGTACCACCCTCCAATCCAAGATGCAGAAATTCGGTATCACCCGCCCTGAATAG
- a CDS encoding HlyD family secretion protein encodes MDHRRRSVNEFCSIVCLLAVVTVLMGCDPPVSDLVQGYVEGEYVYVASPYGGALATLSVRRGVQVNAGDPLFALEQASEKAARDEAERRLSQARANLEDRRKGKRPSEIASLRAQLQQAQAALQLSLREVARQEALTVVPGAAVEVEVDRARSVRDQNQQRVSQLEADLNTALLGSRTDQVAAAEAEVRVKEAALAKSEWDLAQKHQVAPKAGFVFDTLYREGEWVPAGRPVVVLLPPDHIKVRTFVSQMKLGTIKLGDTVQVMVDGVQGSIGGKVGYISPKAEYTPPVLYSQGSRDKLVFLVEVLFDQTVAVNLHPGQPVDVQFKGIQ; translated from the coding sequence ATGGATCATCGACGACGGAGTGTGAACGAATTCTGCTCCATTGTATGTCTGTTGGCGGTCGTTACGGTTCTGATGGGTTGTGATCCGCCTGTCTCCGACCTCGTTCAGGGCTATGTGGAAGGAGAGTACGTCTATGTAGCCTCTCCCTACGGCGGAGCCCTAGCCACCCTATCTGTGCGGCGTGGTGTACAGGTCAATGCCGGCGATCCACTCTTTGCACTGGAGCAAGCGTCAGAGAAGGCTGCAAGGGATGAAGCGGAGCGGAGGCTGAGTCAAGCACGGGCGAATCTCGAAGATCGGAGAAAAGGGAAACGGCCCTCGGAGATTGCCTCTCTGAGGGCGCAATTACAACAAGCCCAAGCGGCGCTGCAGCTATCCCTACGGGAAGTGGCTCGTCAGGAAGCGCTCACGGTGGTGCCTGGTGCAGCGGTGGAGGTGGAGGTTGACCGGGCCCGATCGGTACGGGATCAAAACCAGCAGCGGGTCTCACAACTCGAAGCAGATTTGAATACAGCGCTCTTAGGCTCTCGCACGGATCAAGTTGCTGCGGCCGAAGCGGAGGTGCGAGTAAAGGAGGCAGCGCTCGCCAAATCGGAGTGGGATCTTGCCCAAAAGCATCAAGTCGCGCCCAAGGCTGGGTTTGTTTTTGACACCCTATATCGGGAAGGTGAATGGGTGCCGGCAGGTCGACCTGTCGTGGTGCTGTTGCCTCCCGACCACATCAAGGTTCGCACATTTGTGTCTCAAATGAAGCTTGGGACGATCAAGCTTGGTGACACCGTACAGGTCATGGTTGATGGGGTGCAGGGCTCGATTGGTGGAAAGGTCGGCTACATTTCACCAAAAGCTGAATATACGCCACCGGTGCTCTATAGCCAGGGTAGTCGTGACAAGCTGGTCTTTCTGGTCGAAGTGCTGTTCGACCAGACTGTGGCGGTCAATCTGCATCCTGGTCAGCCGGTGGACGTGCAGTTCAAGGGGATTCAATGA
- a CDS encoding efflux RND transporter periplasmic adaptor subunit, protein MEKRYQLKAHIATLWVLGAIGLAGCNQETASMPAQPMPRVEVVTVQTQVLPDEPEFIGRAEASRPVEIRSQVTGILKAVLYPEGRDVKKGDRLYQIDPVPFKAAVASAKAKIAQAEARGVQARQDLARVKPLLAEQAVSQKDVDDAIAQELSANAALQGAQADLIKAQFDMDNTLITAPISGIIERSRYYEGRLVSAQTDLLTTIHRVDPMYVVVNVPETFILKRRRDIEAKLIAHPGDYQLRGRLTLMDGTVYPQEGVLDLLEPGLRTETSTRQTRITFPNPNRIILPGQFVKVRFTGDTKTNAVLVPQRAVLQGPQGPFVFVVNREEKVEIRDVVASDWKGDQWLIDHGLNAGDRVVVNGIMQIGPGASVNAVPWVAANAEPTPTRPQ, encoded by the coding sequence ATGGAGAAGAGGTATCAATTGAAGGCACATATTGCAACATTATGGGTGTTGGGTGCAATTGGACTGGCCGGCTGTAACCAAGAGACCGCTTCGATGCCGGCGCAGCCGATGCCTCGGGTGGAAGTCGTCACGGTTCAAACCCAAGTTCTTCCCGATGAACCGGAGTTTATCGGTCGAGCGGAGGCATCCCGTCCGGTCGAGATCCGGTCGCAAGTGACGGGGATTTTGAAGGCGGTGCTCTATCCTGAAGGCCGCGATGTAAAAAAGGGCGATCGCCTCTATCAAATCGATCCGGTGCCCTTCAAGGCTGCGGTTGCGAGTGCCAAGGCCAAGATCGCGCAGGCGGAAGCGCGTGGCGTCCAGGCCAGACAGGATTTGGCACGGGTCAAGCCATTGCTTGCGGAGCAGGCGGTGAGCCAAAAAGATGTCGACGATGCCATCGCGCAAGAGTTATCCGCCAATGCGGCGCTGCAAGGGGCGCAGGCTGATCTCATCAAGGCCCAGTTCGACATGGACAATACGCTTATCACCGCGCCGATCAGTGGGATTATCGAGCGCAGTCGGTACTATGAAGGACGGTTGGTCTCGGCTCAAACCGATCTCTTGACCACGATCCATCGAGTCGATCCCATGTACGTGGTGGTGAACGTGCCGGAGACGTTCATCCTGAAACGTCGACGAGACATTGAAGCGAAGCTGATCGCTCATCCGGGAGACTATCAATTGCGAGGCCGGCTGACACTCATGGATGGGACGGTCTATCCCCAGGAAGGCGTGCTCGATCTCTTAGAGCCTGGCCTGCGGACGGAAACCAGTACACGCCAAACGAGGATCACGTTTCCGAATCCCAATCGGATCATCCTCCCAGGGCAATTTGTGAAAGTCCGATTCACGGGCGATACGAAAACGAATGCGGTCCTTGTTCCGCAGCGAGCGGTGTTACAAGGTCCACAGGGCCCGTTCGTCTTTGTGGTCAACCGTGAGGAAAAGGTTGAGATTCGAGACGTCGTGGCGTCGGATTGGAAAGGGGACCAGTGGCTCATCGATCACGGCCTGAATGCCGGCGATCGGGTGGTCGTCAATGGGATCATGCAGATCGGTCCTGGCGCGTCAGTCAATGCGGTTCCCTGGGTTGCCGCCAATGCGGAGCCTACTCCTACTCGTCCTCAATAA